ATCTGGAAGACCTCGACATGGCTGACTCTACTTTTGCGACCCCTGATCTGACCACGTTCGCCCGGCTGGACACGCTCGGTCTGCAGGTGACCGGGCAGTTTCTGGAGCCGGACCGGGCGGTGTTGGCCTGTCGAGCCGTCAAGGGGGACGAGCTGTGTCGGGCGTGTGGTGAGCCCGGCCGGCCGCGGGATTCCACCACCCGGCGGCTGGCGCACGAGCCCTTCGGGTGGCGACCGACGATCCTTTTGGTCACCGTCCGCCGGTTCCGCTGCGACGGCTGCGGTTTGGTGTGGCGGCAGGACACCTCGGCGGCGGCCGAACCGCGGGCCCGGCTCTCGCGCGGCGGGTTGCGGTGGGCCCTGACTGCGCTGGTCTGCCAGCACCTAACCGTCGCCAGGATCGCTGAGGCACTGGGCGTTTCATGGAACACCGCCAACGACGCGGTACTGACCGAGGGCCGGCGGGTGCTGATCAGCGACCCGAGCCGCTTCGACGGGGTCAGGGTCATCGGCGTGGACGAGCACGTGTGGCGGCACACCCGCCGGGGGGACAAATTTGTCACCGTCATCATCGACCTGACCCCGGTCCGGGACCGGACCGGGCCGGCCCGGCTCCTGGACATGGTGGAGGGCCGGTCCAAACAGGTGTTCAAGACGTGGCTGTCCCAGCGGCCCGAGACGTGGCGCACTGGTGTGGAAGTCGTCGCGATGGACGGGTTCACCGGTTTCAAGACCGCCGCCGTGGAGGAACTCGACGAAGTCACCGTGGTGATGGACCCGTTCCACGTCGTGCGCCTGGCCGGGCAATGCCTGGAGCTGTGCCGACGGCGGATCCAACTGGCCACCACCGGCCACCGGGGCCACTCCGGCGACCCGCTGTATTCAGCTCGCCGCACCTTGAGTACCGGCGCCGACCTGCTCACCGAGAAACAGCAACTGCGAATCGCGGAACTGTTCGCGAATGAGCAGCATCTGGCCGTGGAAGCCACCTGGGGCGTCTACCAAATCATGATCAGCGCCTACCGTGACCCCAACCGGGCGGCCGGGAAGAACCGGATCCGGCAGCTGATCGACTCCCTCGCCAGCGGCGTCCCGGCCGCTCTGATCGAGGTCCGCACCCTCGGCCGAACCTTGAGGAAACGAGCCAGCGACATCCTGGCCTACTTCGACCGCCCGGGCACCAGCAACGGACCGACCGAAGCGATCAACGGCCGCCTTGAACACCTCCGCGGCTCCGCGTTGGGCTTCCGCAGCCTCACCAACTACATCGCCCGATCACTCATGGAAACCGGCGGATTCAGACCCGGACTACACCTTCGATTGCGATGAGCCAACAATGTGCTCCCATCAGAATCGGATGCGGCCCAGACCCAGACCGTCGTCGCGGCCCAACTCCATGTCACCGATCTCGTTCGTCGGGACGGGATGCTGCGGGCGGTCACCTCGATCCGGGTTCAGGGCGTCCCGCCCGAGGTCTGCGTCGAGTTCAACGGGCTGGCCGGCCGCTTCCACTATCCGGCCACGACGCCGGTGCTGGTGGTCAGACCCGCTCGTCACTGAATGCCCTCAAGCGCCCGCATCACGCCGTCAATGGCCCGGGCCGGCCATCTCGGGCGGTTCAGGCCTCTTGCCGGTAGGCCGGGCTCCCGCCAGATCCCCTTGCCGGTACGCCGAATCCCGTCAGAAGGGATCTCCCTGCGTCATCAGGGCCGGTTGACCGCCGCCCGGCTCCCGCCCAGGCCCAGGCCCAGGCCCGGGCCCAGCGCACCCGCGCTCCGCGCAGAGCAGGGCGGGCAGCAGGGCGGGCGCGGTTCCAGCAAGGCGTGATGACGCCAAGGAGAACCGCGAAACCCGTCACCGCCCGGTTCTCGTCCGGATATCCTGGCGGTCTGGACCCCTCGGAGCGAGCCGGTGCCGGCTCCCACACCCCGTTCGAAGAAAGTGACGATGAACGTTCACCACTTGATCAGCTCTTACGGCTACTACGCCGTCTTCCTGATCATCGGGCTGGAGAGCGTGGGGATCCCGCTTCCGG
This window of the Nakamurella panacisegetis genome carries:
- a CDS encoding ISL3 family transposase — its product is MADSTFATPDLTTFARLDTLGLQVTGQFLEPDRAVLACRAVKGDELCRACGEPGRPRDSTTRRLAHEPFGWRPTILLVTVRRFRCDGCGLVWRQDTSAAAEPRARLSRGGLRWALTALVCQHLTVARIAEALGVSWNTANDAVLTEGRRVLISDPSRFDGVRVIGVDEHVWRHTRRGDKFVTVIIDLTPVRDRTGPARLLDMVEGRSKQVFKTWLSQRPETWRTGVEVVAMDGFTGFKTAAVEELDEVTVVMDPFHVVRLAGQCLELCRRRIQLATTGHRGHSGDPLYSARRTLSTGADLLTEKQQLRIAELFANEQHLAVEATWGVYQIMISAYRDPNRAAGKNRIRQLIDSLASGVPAALIEVRTLGRTLRKRASDILAYFDRPGTSNGPTEAINGRLEHLRGSALGFRSLTNYIARSLMETGGFRPGLHLRLR